A single Carnobacterium inhibens subsp. inhibens DSM 13024 DNA region contains:
- a CDS encoding YeiH family protein, with protein sequence MYTQMKNNRSILPGLMISIIISFISQYLTHFMPNIGAALIAIFLGILLGNTFLNKPYLKSGTKFSEKALLEWSIVLNGMILDFQIIKQVGSTGFIFVILQMILTILFAYWIGRTMKFNKKMSLLMSAGNAVCGSSAIGTVSPVIEADKKDKAMSITIVNVIGTILMVLLPILSSVLYQNEVVQTSALIGGTVQSIGQVVASAKLVSVDVTNLSIVFKLMRVLLIVGVALCFSKMNTKEEESLFSKTATRSTSEVNKNSSLMTVPWFIIGFFILFMLRSFLPLPSLMIYSSEVISNQFEITALAAIGLQVKFSDILKEGPRTMLYGLLIGFFQIVLAVVLINWMF encoded by the coding sequence ATGTATACTCAAATGAAAAATAATCGTTCCATCTTGCCTGGTCTAATGATCAGCATCATAATTTCATTCATCAGTCAGTATTTGACCCACTTTATGCCGAACATAGGTGCAGCATTGATCGCTATTTTTTTAGGTATCCTATTAGGGAATACTTTTTTGAACAAACCTTATTTAAAAAGTGGAACTAAGTTCTCCGAAAAAGCACTTCTAGAGTGGTCGATCGTATTAAACGGCATGATTTTAGATTTTCAGATCATCAAGCAAGTTGGATCTACAGGATTTATTTTTGTGATTCTCCAAATGATCTTGACGATATTATTTGCTTATTGGATCGGTCGAACTATGAAGTTCAATAAAAAGATGTCTTTATTGATGAGTGCGGGTAACGCAGTATGTGGCTCTTCTGCTATCGGGACCGTTTCTCCGGTGATTGAAGCTGATAAGAAAGATAAAGCTATGTCTATTACTATAGTCAATGTCATTGGAACGATATTGATGGTCTTATTGCCTATCCTCTCTTCTGTTCTGTATCAAAATGAAGTCGTTCAAACATCTGCTCTGATTGGAGGAACTGTCCAATCTATAGGACAAGTCGTTGCTTCAGCTAAGCTGGTCAGCGTCGACGTAACCAATTTATCCATTGTCTTTAAACTCATGAGAGTTCTCCTCATCGTTGGTGTAGCCTTATGTTTCAGCAAAATGAATACAAAAGAGGAAGAATCGTTATTTTCTAAAACGGCTACTCGCTCAACTTCTGAAGTGAACAAGAATTCTAGTCTAATGACTGTTCCTTGGTTTATTATCGGATTCTTCATTTTGTTCATGCTTAGAAGCTTTCTGCCTTTGCCTTCCCTAATGATCTACAGTTCGGAAGTCATCAGCAACCAATTTGAGATTACTGCTTTGGCTGCGATTGGATTACAGGTCAAGTTCTCTGATATCTTAAAAGAAGGACCTCGAACTATGTTGTACGGTTTACTGATCGGTTTCTTCCAAATCGTATTGGCTGTTGTATTAATTAATTGGATGTTCTGA
- a CDS encoding LysR family transcriptional regulator, whose amino-acid sequence MLDYRYQTFLTLTEEMNYTATAKRLHITQPAVTQHIQYLQQELGVELIRYENRQLSLTAKGKQLKKDLYWLQREITKVQKQLASTVEHTTLTFGASLTIGEYMMPDLIESYLNQYPTHDISMVTDNTQHLIELLEHGKIDFALVEGEFNQSLFEFQKIAEEPFIAVCSEKCSLWKQDQSINDLFSTTILVREEGSGSRLIFETAIKNKGIHLDSFSKVMTIGSIGAIKKLVEKNLGITFVYQKAVEEELNNGILKKIPLSNFSVIHPFYLIYLKITQLRGEAKIKKILRLIEY is encoded by the coding sequence ATGTTAGATTACCGATACCAAACGTTTCTTACGCTGACAGAAGAAATGAATTACACAGCAACAGCCAAAAGACTGCACATTACTCAACCCGCTGTCACACAACACATCCAGTATTTGCAGCAAGAATTAGGGGTCGAACTGATTCGCTATGAAAACAGACAACTGTCCTTAACAGCTAAAGGCAAGCAACTGAAAAAGGATCTTTATTGGCTGCAAAGAGAGATTACTAAAGTGCAAAAACAATTGGCCTCTACTGTAGAACACACTACTCTTACATTTGGAGCTTCTTTGACGATTGGGGAATATATGATGCCGGACCTCATTGAGTCGTATTTAAATCAATATCCAACGCATGATATTTCGATGGTAACGGACAACACTCAACACTTGATCGAACTATTGGAACATGGGAAAATCGATTTTGCACTTGTGGAAGGAGAATTCAATCAATCTTTATTTGAATTTCAAAAAATTGCTGAGGAACCGTTTATCGCTGTCTGTTCCGAAAAATGCTCTTTATGGAAACAGGATCAAAGCATTAATGACTTATTTTCTACGACGATTTTAGTGCGTGAAGAGGGATCTGGATCACGGCTTATTTTCGAAACAGCCATAAAGAACAAAGGAATCCATTTAGACAGCTTTTCGAAAGTCATGACGATTGGGAGTATTGGAGCAATAAAAAAACTGGTCGAAAAAAACTTAGGTATTACTTTTGTGTATCAGAAAGCTGTTGAAGAAGAACTAAATAATGGAATTTTAAAAAAGATTCCGTTAAGTAATTTCAGTGTAATTCATCCGTTTTATTTGATTTATTTGAAAATAACTCAGTTAAGAGGAGAAGCGAAGATAAAAAAAATATTGAGACTGATAGAATATTGA